A region of the Oceanihabitans sp. IOP_32 genome:
CTGTAGAGCCTTTTTACAATGTTCTTATCGGTATTTTTACAGCGGTTTTTGTAATGCTATTAACCTTGGTTTATAATTATTTTTTAAATCGGGAATCTAAAGAAACTAAAATGAGTTCTTAAAATCATCAAGAATGTAACGGGGCTGTCGTACTCGATATCTAATCGTTAAAAAGCAGGTTAAGATTAGTTTTAATCCCTTGTTTTAGCGTGTTTCTTGGAAAGCTAACCAAAAATTGAATAGATGTGGTGGCTTACCAAATAATCAGAGTGGTGATTGAGGGAGTTTTGCCGAAATAATTCAGGTTTAATAATGAGTAAATTCTAGTAAATGCTGATTGTTTTCGTGTTGTTACACCCCAGAATTTAAGCCGTTATACCAATTTAATTTTGAAATGTTGCATTGTTAATTTGGTGTAAAATGGTCTGTCATTTCAAAATCAAAACATTAAGAATACTAATAAAATTGATGTGCCATTTTAAAATGACACATCAATTTTACTGGGGTATTAAAAAAAACGAATTACACGTTTCTTTTTAGAGTTCTGTATTGATTAAGAAATAGTAGACTACCAGCGAGACTCATTAAACTCGCTAGAATAACGGCATAGTAAAACGTTCCTGAAAGGTCGTAAAGATAACCACCTGCAATAGGGCCTGTAATTCCGGCGATACCGTAGCCTATAAATACGTACGGATAAATTGTGCCCATTTTTTGTACACCAAACTCCTGAGCGGTTTCTTTGGCGAAAAGCACTAGATTTCCTCCAAAACCAAAACCTATAAGGACGGCAATAACAAGGTATGAATTATCTGATAATGGAAAAAGGTTAAGTGAAATAATCGCTGCACCTTGAAATAATAGCGCAAAGAATATACTTAAATTTGCGCCTATATGGTCGCTTACGAAGCCCCAAAAAACCCTTCCAAAAAAGTTTGCTATTGAAAATAAACCAACACCCACTAGAAGATTATGGTTCGAGATGGCGTGTTGCGCACCAAGAACTTTTAAGCTTCCAATAATAAGTAAACCACCAAAGCATCCCAAAAATAAGCCAATAAATAGTTTTTTGAAAATTATAGAATTTATAAAATCTGATACTCTAGCAGGTGCTTCGGTTTTTTCCGAAGCGCTTATAGCTTGATAAATAAGATTTGAAAAAACTAATATGAGCAAACCGTAAGCGATGCCAATAATTTTTAGTAATTCTAAAACATTATTTCCATCATTTAAAATCTTTTCTGCTAAGATAGACATAAGCACTGCGCCTAATCCAAAACCTGCAGCCGCTACACCAGTAATGAGTCCCTTTTTTTTGGGAAACCATTGCACGGGAGCGGTCAGTGCAACCCAATACCCAAAAGCTGTTGCCATTCCGGCTAAGACACCAATGCCCATAAGAATAAAAATGAAATTCCCTTGCGAGTAACTTGCTGTAACAAAGCCCAAACAGAATAGTAGGCCTGCTATATAGCCAATATATTTGTACTTAATTTTTTCTCCTAGTTTACCTACAAAAATCATGGTTACGGCGAATACACCAGTTAGCGTACCGAATATTATTTGGGACTGGCTTCCAGAGAAGCCAAAGTTTTCAATTAGTTCTGATGCTATAATACTCCATGCATAAGCACTACCTATACAGAGCATAATAATGAATGAGGCGGCTAAGGTTAAATATTTTTTCATTTTTTAAAGGTTTTGCCAAAAATACGGTAACGCTTAAAATTAATTTTACAGTTTTAATTTGTTCATTACTAGTAAGTTTATAAGCTCCCCACACTTGGCGATTTAGTCTGCAAATATATATTTATTCTTTTTTTACGATGTATAAATTAAATATTTTTTTAAAAGACTGTTTTTAAGATGATGTACACTTTTGCTATTTCATACCTGCGAACGTGCTCAAAAATATTTCGTTTAATCCTTAATATAGGAGTTCTAGATGTGTTGATCTGTTGTTTTGAGGATGACATTTTTGCATGCTTCACCGGGCAGCCATTAAAATAATAATCAATATTACTTAAGATGAAGTCTTCTTATAAATACTGTTATTTGTTTAAAAGCCATCCCAAAGCAGATTCAGTTACCAAGGTAATTAACTTGTTTTTAACAATTTTAGACCTTTAAAAACAGCTCAAAATTCAATACTTTTATAGCTTATTCAAAACAACTTAAAATGAAGAAAATAGTCCTTACAATTTTTGCCTTTATTATTTCAATATCATCAGCAATGGCTAATGAAGGCATGTGGTTTTTAATGCATATAGAGCGCTTAAATCATCGTGATATGCAAGCCATGGGTTTACAATTAACCCCAGAAGAAATTTACAGCATTAATAACCACAGTTTAAAAGATGGTATAGTACAGTTTAATGGCGGTTGTACTGCTAGTATCATTTCAGATAGTGGCTTGGTGTTAACAAATCATCATTGCGGCTACTCTGCTATTGCAGAACTCTCTACAGCAGAACAAAATCATTTAAAGAATGGTTTTTGGGCAAGTACTTTGGAAGAAGAAATGAAGCCAGAGAGTCTTTATGTTCGATTTTTTGTGAGAATGGACGATGTTTCCGAGCGTATTTTATCTCTAGTGAATGATGCGATGAGTGAAAAAGAACGCGAAGCCATCATAAACAAAGAAATTGCTAAAATCGAACAAGAAAATAACGAAGGTGGTAAATACACCGTATCGGTACGTCCGTTTTATCAAGGTAATGAGTATTACTACTTCGTGTATCAAGATTATAAAGATGTGCGCTTAGTAGGAACACCAGCCGAAAGCGTTGGAAAATTTGGAGGCGACACCGATAATTGGGAATGGCCTAGACATACTGGTGACTTTGCGTTGTTTAGAGTTTATGCCGATCAAGATGGAGAACCAGCCGATTATTCACCAGATAACATCCCTTTAAAGGCTAAATATCACCTTCCCGTTAATATCGATGGGGTAAAAGAAAACGATTTTGCAATGATTTTAGGCTATCCAGGCAGAACAAACCGTTGGATGCCCGCTCAAGGTGTGGAGCAGAATGTAAAATATGCTTATCCAGCTTGGGTTGAAGGCTCTAAACTAAGTATGGATATCATGAAAAAGTACATGGATAAGGATGAGTCGGTGAACTTGATGTATGCATCGTCTTACGCTGGTATCGCAAACTATTGGAAAAATAGAGGTGGAATGATTGAAGCCCTAACACAGCATAAAACAGTTGAAAAAAAGCGTAAAACTGAAGCTAAATTTAAAAAATGGGCCAGTAAAAAAGCAAATAGAGCGACCTATGGAAATGTAATTGAGAACATTAATAATTACTATAGCTTGACTAACGAAAAAGCAAAACAGCGCAATTATTTATTGGGTATGTTACGATCTAGCAAGTTTGCGGTACTACCATATAGATTGGGGTCTTCATTAAAACAGTATGCCAATGCTAATGATGCCGAACGAGAAAATCTTTTACCGCGAATTCAAGATTTGATAGAAAAATCTTATAAGGATTTTCACTTACCTTTAGAAGAGGAGATTTTGGCAAAGCAACTCGGGTTATTAGCCACAAAATCCAATTATCCGCTACCCGAAATGGTTTCCGTAATCGGGCAAAAAAACAATAATGATTTTGCAGAATATGTAAACTCAAGTTTTAAAGAAAGTATGTTTACTTCCAAAGAAAAAGTAAATACTTTTTTAGAAAACCCAAATGCAGATGTTTTAGCAGAAGATCCGTTG
Encoded here:
- a CDS encoding MFS transporter, with protein sequence MKKYLTLAASFIIMLCIGSAYAWSIIASELIENFGFSGSQSQIIFGTLTGVFAVTMIFVGKLGEKIKYKYIGYIAGLLFCLGFVTASYSQGNFIFILMGIGVLAGMATAFGYWVALTAPVQWFPKKKGLITGVAAAGFGLGAVLMSILAEKILNDGNNVLELLKIIGIAYGLLILVFSNLIYQAISASEKTEAPARVSDFINSIIFKKLFIGLFLGCFGGLLIIGSLKVLGAQHAISNHNLLVGVGLFSIANFFGRVFWGFVSDHIGANLSIFFALLFQGAAIISLNLFPLSDNSYLVIAVLIGFGFGGNLVLFAKETAQEFGVQKMGTIYPYVFIGYGIAGITGPIAGGYLYDLSGTFYYAVILASLMSLAGSLLFLNQYRTLKRNV
- a CDS encoding S46 family peptidase produces the protein MKKIVLTIFAFIISISSAMANEGMWFLMHIERLNHRDMQAMGLQLTPEEIYSINNHSLKDGIVQFNGGCTASIISDSGLVLTNHHCGYSAIAELSTAEQNHLKNGFWASTLEEEMKPESLYVRFFVRMDDVSERILSLVNDAMSEKEREAIINKEIAKIEQENNEGGKYTVSVRPFYQGNEYYYFVYQDYKDVRLVGTPAESVGKFGGDTDNWEWPRHTGDFALFRVYADQDGEPADYSPDNIPLKAKYHLPVNIDGVKENDFAMILGYPGRTNRWMPAQGVEQNVKYAYPAWVEGSKLSMDIMKKYMDKDESVNLMYASSYAGIANYWKNRGGMIEALTQHKTVEKKRKTEAKFKKWASKKANRATYGNVIENINNYYSLTNEKAKQRNYLLGMLRSSKFAVLPYRLGSSLKQYANANDAERENLLPRIQDLIEKSYKDFHLPLEEEILAKQLGLLATKSNYPLPEMVSVIGQKNNNDFAEYVNSSFKESMFTSKEKVNTFLENPNADVLAEDPLYVLSTQLLNKYRESPEFLEQPENDFRASYRLLVRGLRESGLSNIRYPDANSTLRLSYGKVRALPADSRNDANANYYTTFKGMINKYKPNDSEFDLEQKMLDSYENKDFGPYANEYGQLSINFLTDNDITGGNSGSPVINGNGEVIGLAFDGNIEAMAGDVIFDAELQRTINVDIRYVLWLIDKYANAKHIVDELTIIDN